One genomic window of Deinococcus ruber includes the following:
- a CDS encoding FAD-binding oxidoreductase, with translation MTAAKIAADLTRLLGPHKVLSTIGERLSYRYDAIQMGVTPLVVVLPESTADVVAAVKAAKAAGLPIVGRGAASGLSGGAAPSAPAVVISFTRMTRLSIDAARREATAQAGVVTLQVSEAAKPHGLIYPPDPASFRTSTIGGNLGENAGGPMCFKYGVSGDYVKRLEFVDENGDLHHLTRDAYDLAGLLIGSEGTLGLITEATLRLTTPPRFTRTLMSSFPDVGAAAEAVSQAIAAGAVPAKLEFMDRACTNAVEDYLKIGLPREAGALLLVDTDGDDLETVETELELVERACMQQGGTVRRAATDADAAQLWRARRSVSPALGRIRPQRMNEDIVVPRSVLSEVVREIEALGLASGFHVVQFGHIGDGNLHPNILFDPKTESEDGVHALAHDIAMVALRHGGVLSGEHGIGSMKLPFMKEALDAGTLDVLWDVKHALDPLERLNPGKVLPAVDLPALTGAAHA, from the coding sequence ATGACCGCCGCGAAGATCGCCGCCGACCTGACCCGCCTGCTGGGGCCGCACAAGGTTCTGAGCACCATCGGAGAGCGGCTGAGTTACCGCTATGACGCCATTCAGATGGGCGTGACGCCGCTGGTGGTGGTGCTGCCCGAAAGCACCGCCGATGTCGTGGCAGCCGTCAAAGCGGCGAAGGCGGCGGGGCTGCCCATCGTGGGGCGCGGCGCGGCCAGTGGCCTGAGCGGCGGCGCGGCTCCGAGTGCGCCTGCCGTCGTGATCTCGTTTACCCGCATGACCCGGCTCAGCATCGATGCGGCCCGGCGTGAAGCTACCGCGCAGGCAGGCGTGGTCACGTTGCAGGTGTCGGAGGCCGCGAAGCCGCACGGCCTGATCTATCCGCCCGATCCGGCGTCGTTCCGCACCAGCACCATCGGCGGCAACCTGGGCGAGAACGCGGGCGGGCCGATGTGCTTCAAGTACGGTGTGAGCGGCGACTACGTGAAGCGGCTGGAATTCGTGGACGAAAACGGCGACCTGCACCACCTGACCCGCGACGCCTACGATCTGGCGGGCCTGCTGATCGGCTCCGAGGGCACGCTCGGCCTGATCACCGAGGCCACGCTGCGGCTGACCACTCCGCCCCGCTTCACCCGCACCCTGATGAGCAGCTTTCCCGATGTGGGCGCGGCGGCAGAAGCGGTCAGTCAGGCCATCGCTGCCGGGGCGGTGCCTGCCAAGCTGGAATTTATGGACAGAGCGTGTACCAACGCCGTCGAGGATTACCTGAAGATCGGGCTGCCGCGTGAGGCGGGGGCGCTGCTGCTGGTCGATACCGACGGCGACGACCTGGAGACGGTGGAAACCGAGCTGGAACTGGTCGAACGCGCCTGCATGCAGCAGGGGGGCACCGTGCGCCGCGCCGCCACCGATGCCGACGCCGCCCAGCTCTGGCGGGCGCGGCGCAGCGTGTCGCCCGCCCTGGGCCGTATCCGCCCGCAGCGCATGAACGAGGATATCGTGGTGCCGCGCAGCGTTCTGAGCGAGGTGGTGCGCGAGATCGAAGCGCTGGGGCTGGCGTCGGGCTTTCATGTAGTGCAGTTCGGGCACATCGGAGACGGCAACCTGCATCCCAACATCCTGTTCGACCCCAAGACCGAATCGGAGGACGGCGTACACGCCCTGGCCCACGACATCGCCATGGTGGCGCTGCGGCACGGCGGCGTACTCAGCGGCGAACACGGCATCGGCAGCATGAAACTGCCCTTCATGAAAGAAGCGCTGGATGCGGGCACCCTGGACGTGCTGTGGGACGTGAAACACGCCCTCGACCCGCTCGAACGCCTGAATCCCGGCAAGGTGTTGCCCGCCGTCGACCTGCCCGCACTCACTGGAGCCGCCCATGCTTGA
- a CDS encoding DUF5639 domain-containing protein: MLEVSPSDQYLRASADTPLLDLYAAVPAGLYLPFPPLELPGGLGGLVSRGGFAQTFFFGSEVLGLTFIAPSGRRVVAGGRTVKNVQGYDLTRPFVGSFGRLGQAETITLRLRPGLISAHHARPGTLADAQDSRARFVWQHGDTLHAFHFGHVREVETVMQAFGGEPVTAALDYRPLFPGGMGVGEGGPLRDRRFGWADGGQVPEVPALFARVAASL, encoded by the coding sequence ATGCTTGAAGTCTCACCCTCCGACCAGTACCTGAGAGCCAGTGCCGATACCCCGCTGCTCGACCTATACGCCGCCGTTCCCGCCGGGCTGTACCTGCCATTTCCGCCGCTGGAACTGCCCGGCGGCCTGGGCGGGCTGGTGTCGCGTGGGGGGTTTGCCCAGACATTCTTCTTCGGCTCTGAAGTCCTGGGCCTGACCTTTATCGCTCCCAGTGGGCGGCGCGTGGTGGCGGGCGGCAGAACCGTCAAAAACGTGCAGGGCTACGACCTGACCCGGCCTTTCGTGGGCAGTTTCGGGCGGCTGGGTCAGGCCGAAACCATCACGCTGCGGCTGCGGCCCGGCCTGATCAGCGCCCACCATGCCCGCCCCGGCACGCTGGCCGACGCCCAGGACAGCCGCGCCCGCTTCGTGTGGCAGCACGGCGACACGCTGCATGCCTTCCATTTCGGGCATGTGCGCGAGGTAGAAACCGTGATGCAGGCATTTGGCGGCGAACCCGTTACCGCAGCGCTGGATTACCGCCCACTGTTTCCCGGCGGCATGGGCGTGGGCGAGGGTGGCCCGCTGCGAGATCGGCGCTTCGGCTGGGCCGATGGTGGTCAGGTGCCCGAAGTTCCGGCGCTGTTCGCCAGAGTCGCCGCGTCGCTGTAA
- the uraD gene encoding 2-oxo-4-hydroxy-4-carboxy-5-ureidoimidazoline decarboxylase translates to MTQPPSTRPLFLSELNALPASEFERHFAGVLEHSPHYAAAVAAGRPYADAEAVAGAFAHAVHADTEAAQLALIRAHPDLAGKAALAGNLTAESASEQASAGLDRLNTEEFAEFQRLNSAYHEKFGLPYVVCVRENTKDSIFEGARRRLSHTPDQERAAALHEIGRIARLRVLDLVAEG, encoded by the coding sequence TTGACGCAGCCACCAAGCACCCGACCGCTGTTCCTCTCGGAACTCAATGCCCTACCTGCCAGCGAATTCGAGCGCCATTTTGCAGGCGTGCTGGAACACTCGCCGCACTACGCCGCCGCCGTGGCTGCCGGGCGGCCCTACGCCGATGCCGAAGCTGTCGCTGGCGCATTTGCCCATGCGGTACACGCCGACACCGAGGCCGCGCAGCTCGCCCTGATCCGCGCCCATCCCGATCTGGCGGGCAAGGCAGCGCTGGCCGGAAACCTGACCGCCGAGAGTGCCAGCGAGCAGGCATCGGCGGGGCTGGATCGCCTGAATACCGAGGAGTTTGCCGAGTTCCAGCGGCTGAACAGCGCGTACCACGAGAAATTCGGATTGCCCTACGTGGTGTGCGTGCGCGAGAACACCAAAGACAGCATCTTCGAGGGCGCACGCCGCCGCCTGAGCCACACCCCGGATCAGGAACGCGCCGCTGCACTGCACGAAATCGGACGGATTGCCCGTCTGCGCGTGCTCGATCTGGTGGCTGAGGGGTGA
- a CDS encoding MFS transporter, which yields MSAATARMTPALTAVFAVSVGLIVANLYYAQPLLPEIAHTYGVDVGTAARLVTWTQAGYAAGLALIVPLGDMLDRRTLTLWLLLLSIGALIAVAVAPTFLPFALASVLLGLSSVGAQVLVPFAASLAPDATRGKTVGTVMSGLLMGILLARTVSGAVSGALGWRAVYLMAAGALALLGAVLWRQLPRVQRPAGGLTYSQLLASVLHLVRTEPLLRRRSLYGLLGFAAFSVFWTSLAFLLAGPPYFYHEAAAGLFGLVGAVGALAASWAGRRADAGHSRATTGLMALIIAASFGLIWAGATSLAALIVGVALMDLGVQGLHITNQSEIYRLSQEARSRLTTVYLTSYFLGGVLGSALGSVAYVRFGWAGVCVLGAGFGLAILAGWIVEGRK from the coding sequence ATGAGTGCTGCCACTGCCCGCATGACGCCCGCCCTGACTGCCGTATTCGCGGTGTCGGTGGGCCTGATCGTCGCCAACCTGTACTATGCTCAGCCGCTGCTGCCCGAAATCGCGCACACCTACGGCGTGGATGTGGGCACGGCGGCGCGGCTCGTGACCTGGACGCAGGCGGGCTACGCGGCGGGGCTGGCCCTGATTGTTCCGCTGGGCGACATGCTGGATCGCCGCACCCTGACGCTGTGGCTGCTGCTGCTGAGCATCGGGGCGCTGATTGCCGTTGCCGTGGCTCCCACGTTTCTTCCGTTCGCACTGGCCTCGGTGCTGCTGGGCCTGAGTTCGGTGGGCGCTCAGGTGCTGGTGCCGTTCGCTGCCAGCCTCGCGCCCGACGCCACGCGGGGCAAAACCGTCGGAACCGTGATGAGCGGGCTGCTGATGGGCATTCTGCTGGCCCGCACGGTGTCGGGGGCGGTATCGGGCGCACTGGGCTGGCGGGCGGTGTACCTGATGGCAGCGGGTGCACTGGCCCTGCTGGGCGCGGTGCTGTGGCGACAGTTGCCGCGTGTGCAGCGGCCCGCAGGCGGCCTGACCTATTCTCAGCTGCTGGCGTCGGTGCTGCATCTGGTGCGTACAGAGCCGCTGCTGCGGAGGCGTTCGCTGTACGGCCTGCTGGGGTTCGCGGCCTTCAGCGTGTTCTGGACGAGTCTGGCGTTTCTGCTGGCGGGGCCGCCGTACTTTTACCACGAGGCGGCAGCGGGGCTGTTCGGACTCGTGGGCGCGGTGGGCGCATTGGCGGCGTCGTGGGCGGGCCGCCGCGCCGATGCGGGCCACAGCCGCGCCACCACCGGGCTGATGGCGCTCATCATCGCCGCGTCGTTTGGCCTGATCTGGGCCGGGGCCACCTCGCTGGCCGCGCTGATCGTGGGCGTCGCCCTGATGGATCTGGGCGTGCAGGGCCTTCATATCACCAACCAGTCGGAAATCTACCGGCTCAGCCAGGAAGCCCGCAGCCGCCTGACCACCGTGTACCTGACCAGCTATTTTCTGGGCGGCGTGCTGGGGTCGGCGCTGGGCAGCGTGGCCTATGTGCGCTTCGGCTGGGCGGGAGTGTGCGTGCTGGGCGCTGGATTCGGGCTGGCGATTCTGGCGGGGTGGATAGTGGAGGGGCGGAAGTAG
- the pucL gene encoding factor-independent urate hydroxylase, whose protein sequence is MTQPTATPAVKVKMGANTYGKADVRLFKVFRDQPPYEQRHEIKDVWVRVAMEGDFDAAHVSGDNTDLLATDTVRNTIYGLAVDGLTGSVEDFGKLLIRHFVQQGPKVKRAAAYFTEHQWGRMAAGGQEHDHAFVRQMPKHTAVVEGDGETFTVKSGIDELYILKTTQSGWEGYLKEQFTTLPETNDRILATVVNAIWEYAVESCDYDAVWQRVYQQLLTTFTDHYSPSMQNTLYRMGEAILTVCPEISRIHFSFPNRHHIRYNTERTGIENPNTVFHADAEPYGLIEGWVERA, encoded by the coding sequence ATGACCCAGCCAACCGCCACACCCGCCGTCAAAGTGAAAATGGGAGCCAACACCTACGGCAAGGCCGATGTTCGGCTGTTCAAGGTCTTCCGCGATCAGCCGCCTTACGAGCAGCGGCATGAAATCAAGGATGTCTGGGTGCGGGTGGCGATGGAAGGCGACTTCGACGCCGCGCATGTCTCGGGCGACAACACCGATCTGCTCGCCACCGATACGGTTCGTAACACCATCTATGGGCTGGCGGTCGATGGCTTGACCGGCAGCGTCGAGGATTTCGGTAAGCTGCTGATTCGCCATTTCGTGCAGCAGGGGCCGAAAGTGAAGCGTGCGGCGGCGTACTTTACCGAACACCAATGGGGCCGGATGGCAGCGGGCGGGCAGGAACACGACCACGCGTTCGTGCGCCAGATGCCCAAACATACGGCGGTGGTGGAGGGCGACGGCGAGACTTTTACCGTGAAGAGCGGGATCGACGAACTGTACATCCTGAAGACCACCCAGAGCGGCTGGGAAGGGTATCTGAAGGAGCAGTTCACGACGCTGCCGGAAACCAACGACCGCATTCTGGCGACGGTGGTGAATGCCATCTGGGAATACGCGGTGGAAAGCTGCGACTACGACGCGGTGTGGCAGCGGGTGTACCAGCAGCTTCTGACCACGTTTACCGACCACTACTCGCCCAGCATGCAGAACACGCTCTACCGCATGGGCGAGGCCATTCTGACCGTTTGCCCGGAGATCAGCCGCATTCATTTCTCGTTTCCGAATCGCCATCACATCCGGTACAACACCGAGCGCACAGGCATCGAGAACCCCAACACCGTTTTTCACGCCGACGCCGAGCCATACGGCCTGATTGAAGGCTGGGTCGAGCGGGCATGA
- the uraH gene encoding hydroxyisourate hydrolase: MSGAAGLSTHVLDTARGCPAAGVRVRLSRAEGDTRTLLREAVTNSDGRTDAPLIERGALERGTYELTFEVAEYFSGFEAAAQPPFLDVVTLRFTVSDTSAHYHVPLLVSPWSYSTYRGS; this comes from the coding sequence ATGAGCGGGGCCGCCGGACTGAGCACACACGTGCTGGACACGGCGCGGGGCTGCCCGGCAGCGGGCGTGCGGGTGCGCCTGTCCCGCGCCGAGGGCGACACGCGCACGCTGCTGCGCGAAGCCGTCACCAACAGCGACGGGCGCACCGACGCCCCACTGATCGAACGCGGCGCACTGGAACGCGGCACGTATGAGCTGACCTTCGAGGTGGCCGAGTATTTCAGCGGCTTTGAAGCTGCCGCCCAGCCGCCGTTTCTGGACGTTGTTACGCTGCGGTTCACGGTGAGCGACACGTCCGCGCACTATCACGTGCCGCTGCTGGTATCGCCGTGGTCTTACAGCACGTATAGGGGGAGTTAA